AATCAAGAAAACCCAATTAGACCAACATCACTGAACGTGGAAATCATTGTCAGATTCAAACGTAAGGAACTAGATGGGAAGGGAAGAATTACCTTTGACATTGCCGTCTCCATATACACGAACCTTATCTTTGGGAGGCAGAAGAGTGCCGATTTGGCCGAGGTTCGGACAAAAGTAGGCCGCAAAGCAATTGCAAGAAATGTAGGTGTGGGGAATGCTCGCCGCCTCTATCGCCCTCCGTACCTCCATCTTGTCGTCGAATGTAATTCTTCCTGGCGCAAGAGCATGCTCCATCTTCGACGGGTCCATGCCGAATTCCGACGGTAGGAAACGCTGCACCCACGGCCATCATCAGTTTTCCTCTGTTTCTATGACGTTAGAACGACTGACAATCTCTTAGCTGGGGGGACGGTGACTGACCTTGACGTTCCCAGCCTCCTTGATCGCCTCGACGAGCTTGACCTGGCTGCGGATGTACGTCCCGGACAAGGCCGACACGACTACGTCCACCTGCCTCACGGCGGCGACGAGCCCCGCGTGGTCGTCGAGCGACGCCTCCACCAGGCGCGCCCCCTTGGCCTTGAAGGACAGCAGCGTCTGGACCTTGTCCACGTCGACGCCGATCTCCGACCGCATCAGGACGAAAGTCGGGTGGCCCTGTGCCAGGCTCGCCGCGACAAGCCGCCGGCCGATGAAGCCCGCGCCACCCACGACAAGAACCTTGCTCTTCTCCATGCCGTGGCTGGAAGGTGCCCTTCGTTCCTGTACTGGCTCTGAGGATGATTGATTCGGCTTCTAGTTTGTGTAGATGGCAGCATCCGAAATGTTCAATGAATAAATGTGTTGAGTGTTCCACAGTTTTGCGTGGCTGACGTAGACAGAAAGCATATTTATTGGGTCGTACTAGCAAATAATGGAGCGGTGGTGGGTCTAGAGATTCCTTTATCGCACTTTTTAGTGTGATATCGTAGATAATAAACTGAGGCTATGtttagttttaaaaaaaattctacaataTCCGTCACATTGAATGTTcagacacatacatgaagtattaaatgcagttgaaaaaataattaattacacaatctaactgattagcatgagatgaattttttaagcctaattagtctatagttaaatattatttgtcaaataataatGAAATATGCTAAGTACCAAAACCAACAACTTTTCATCAACTAAACGGGGCTGACTATTATGTCAATTTTTCTGCTTTTTTTAGGTAAGAAGATCAAACTT
The nucleotide sequence above comes from Panicum virgatum strain AP13 chromosome 3K, P.virgatum_v5, whole genome shotgun sequence. Encoded proteins:
- the LOC120699226 gene encoding isoflavone reductase homolog, with product MEKSKVLVVGGAGFIGRRLVAASLAQGHPTFVLMRSEIGVDVDKVQTLLSFKAKGARLVEASLDDHAGLVAAVRQVDVVVSALSGTYIRSQVKLVEAIKEAGNVKRFLPSEFGMDPSKMEHALAPGRITFDDKMEVRRAIEAASIPHTYISCNCFAAYFCPNLGQIGTLLPPKDKVRVYGDGNVKVIFVDEDDAATYIIKTLDDPRTLNKSIYLRPSENILSQSDLIVKWENLSGNVLEKIYIPADEFLASMKDKDFGNQFVMGHIYHIFYEGCRTNFDIGEDGAEATLLYPEVEYTRMDDYMKRYV